In Rana temporaria chromosome 3, aRanTem1.1, whole genome shotgun sequence, a single window of DNA contains:
- the LOC120930740 gene encoding olfactory receptor 6N1-like encodes MAVYNLLLFSLVLIIYMVTICGNCLIIMLVYYSKTLHSPMYFFLSQLSISDIMLTTDIAPNMLNIVLHERTSISFSGCITQFYVFGSVETFECYLLTVMSYDRYLAICSPLHYTSIMKQTLCIQLVLASWIFSCSMAIIPTLGISQLEFCGPNCIDYLFCDFNPLVELSCSDTSKVQMEITVLCVPVLIFPFLVIVVSYTYIVLTILKISSFSGRLKSFSTCSSHLTVVFIFYGTLLAAYLIPKKGQSQMINKIMSLLYTVFTPFVNPFIYSLRNKEIKDSLKMLDINKSFLFKAFGKS; translated from the coding sequence ATGGCCGTATATAATCTGCTGCTCTTCTCCTTGGTCCTTATTATATACATGGTGACAATATGTGGAAACTGTTTGATCATCATGTTGGTATATTACAGTAAGACCCTTCATTCCCCCATGTACTTCTTCCTCTCCCAACTCTCTATATCTGACATCATGCTGACCACAGATATTGCTCCTAATATGTTAAATATTGTTCTACATGAGAGGACCTCCATATCCTTTTCCGGTTGTATCACTCAATTTTATGTTTTTGGATCAGTAGAAACATTTGAATGTTACCTTCTGACAGTGATGTCCTATGACCGCTATCTAGCCATCTGCTCTCCTCTGCATTATACCTCCATTATGAAACAAACACTTTGCATTCAACTAGTTCTTGCGTCCTGGATTTTCAGCTGTTCTATGGCAATAATACCAACACTCGGCATAAGTCAACTAGAATTCTGTGGGCCAAATTGTATTGACTATTTATTTTGTGATTTCAATCCACTTGTGGAACTTTCTTGCTCAGATACATCCAAAGTTCAAATGGAAATTACTGTGTTATGTGTTCCTGTGCTAATATTTCCCTTCCTAGTGATAGTGGTTTCATATACTTACATTGTTTTAACAATATTAAAGATTTCCTCGTTTTCGGGAAGACTGAAATCCTTTTCCACTTGTAGTTCCCATCTTACCGTTGTGTTTATATTTTATGGAACTCTACTTGCTGCATATCTGATTCCAAAGAAAGGACAATCACAAATGATCAATAAGATAATGTCCTTGTTGTATACAGTGTTTACTCCCTTTGTAAACCCTTTTATATACAGCTTGAGGAATAAAGAGATCAAGGACAGTTTAAAGATGTTGGATATAAACAAAAGCTTTTTATTTAAAGCCTTTGGTAAAAGTTAA